In Bacteriovorax sp. Seq25_V, the genomic window AGACCATCATGGAGGGCATTCTTTCTGGTGAAACTTGCAACTCTAATAACGTAAGTCTCTTCTGTATCTTTGGTATGCTCATCACATTGGACTATTGATTCAAGATTATGTTTGGCAATGAGGTCGTTGGCCTTGATTGTTGCAAGATTTGCTTCATGCTCATTTGATGAGTTTGATAATTTTAAAAGCTTATTAATTTTTTCAAGAATCTTTTGGTCTTTCTCTCGTTCTGGAATAACTTCTTCAAGCATGATTTTTGATTTTGAAAAATTTGGATCCCAGCCATATCGTTTAAATACTTCCCTAAACTCAATTCCGTGGGTTTTGACATCATCACCATGAAAGATATGGCATAGAAAGTGTGCTACTTCGTGTCGTAGGACATTTTTAATAATTTCATCATCTATTTTGAACATTAAATTTTTATTCAGGGCAATCTGATAAATTGTTGGGTCATAGAAACCTAGTATTTTTTCATGTTCAAAGCATACAAAGTGCAAAGGGTAGTATGTACGATTGTACAGTAATCTCTTTCCAGAGTAGGGAAGAGAGACTTCATTCGCTAAAATTTCTTTGGCAAGAGCTTTAACTTTTTTTAGAAATGTTTCTGTCGTACTTGAATAAATAAACATTAGTAAATTATTATACTCAGTATTTTACTGAGCATCCGTAAGGTTTGGTTCTTTTAACTCTGACTTCGTTTCCTTGAGCAAGATCTTTTATCGCACTCTTTACGTAGTTCTCGGCAGACTTTATATCATCCTTATCTGCACTGGCAATGCTATCGATGGCACCCATATAAAGAATTTTACCAGTTTCAGAGATTATAAAAATCTCTGGTGTCGTCTTCGCATTATAAAGCCTTCCTACTTTTCCATCTGTATCAATTAGCATGGCATTTGCGTTCGACCTCTCATATTTTAAGCGGTCATGTGCATAAGCCGCATTTGGGATATATCCTTGCTTGTCTATGTTTGAAGAATTGATAGATAGCCATATAAAACCTTTAGATATTGCAAATTTCTGTGTCTCTTGCATATTACTAGAGTCGTAATGCTTTCTAACAAATGGGCAACCATGGTTATACCATTCAAGAATGACTTTTTTTCCGCGATATTCT contains:
- a CDS encoding DUF2786 domain-containing protein — its product is MFIYSSTTETFLKKVKALAKEILANEVSLPYSGKRLLYNRTYYPLHFVCFEHEKILGFYDPTIYQIALNKNLMFKIDDEIIKNVLRHEVAHFLCHIFHGDDVKTHGIEFREVFKRYGWDPNFSKSKIMLEEVIPEREKDQKILEKINKLLKLSNSSNEHEANLATIKANDLIAKHNLESIVQCDEHTKDTEETYVIRVASFTRKNALHDGLYEVLQSFQVYPIFNQGRGGGYLEVVGSRVNVTVAEYMANYLSLSIESIWKNLKKENSKLKGIVAKNSFTRAFCSTISKNLKEHIYQTARSKELTLTKNELTIHVNRVYPKVRASYTSAKKTDAMASNIGRALGEKFQFKKGLNRGSSPKLLK
- a CDS encoding redoxin domain-containing protein, whose product is MKIIITLLLSFKIMAISPGDNAPDFTVLNDQGKLVSLKEYRGKKVILEWYNHGCPFVRKHYDSSNMQETQKFAISKGFIWLSINSSNIDKQGYIPNAAYAHDRLKYERSNANAMLIDTDGKVGRLYNAKTTPEIFIISETGKILYMGAIDSIASADKDDIKSAENYVKSAIKDLAQGNEVRVKRTKPYGCSVKY